A window of Kyrpidia spormannii genomic DNA:
CAGGGGTATCGAACGGGGAGCCTCAACGAGATGCTGGCGCCGGTCGGATCGCGGCGGTCCGTGTTCGGGGGAGCGGAAGAAGGATGAGGGAGCCCAGGGGGTTTCGGGAGGTTCTGGAAGCCGTCCAGCGGGGGGAGTGGACGGTGGAGGAGGGTTTTCGGGCCCTGGGTCGCCTGTCGGCGGAAGATCTCGGGTATGCCCGGCTGGATCACCACCGGGCCCTGCGCAAGGGCTTCCCGGAAGTGGTGTACTGTGAGGGAAAAACGCCGGAGCAGGCGGCGGAAATCCTGGAGCGCCTGGCCCGTCAGGGAGGAAACGTCCTTGGCACCCGGGCCGAGCCCCGGGTGGCGGAGCTGCTCCGGATGAGGGTGCCGGAGTGTGAATATGACCCTTTGGCCCGCACGGTGGTGATTCGTCAAGAGCCCAGGCGCAAGATTGGGGATGTGTTGGTGGTCTGCGCCGGAACCTCGGATCTCCCCGTGGCCCGGGAGGCGATGGTGACAGCGGAGTTGATGGGGGCCCGCGTCGAACTGCTGGCGGATGTGGGGGTGGCCGGGCTTCACCGGCTTTTGACCCACCTGGATCGCTTGTACCGGGCCCGGGTGATCGTGGTGGTGGCCGGGATGGAGGGGGCCTTGGTGAGTGTGGTGGCGGGCCTTGTGGACAAACCGGTCATCGGGGTGCCCACCAGTGTGGGCTACGGCGCCCAGTGGCAGGGACTGACGCCCTTGATGGGGATGTTGGCGAGTTGCGCCCCGGGAGTGGCGGTGGTGAACATCGACAACGGATTTGGCGCCGGATACATGGCCGCTCTGATCAACGGGTTGGGGGAATCGGCGTGAAGGTCGCGTATATCGAGGGGTTTGCCGGAGCCAGCGGAGATATGTTTTTAGGGGCTTGGCTGGACGTCGGCGCTCCGGAAGACCGCTGGCGGGAGATCCTGGGTGGACTGCAGCTCGGGGGTTATGTCCTGAGTATTCGGCGGGTGACCAAGCGGGGCATCAGCGCGTTGAAAGTCGATGTGGAGTCCGGCGGAGAACAACCGCATCGGCGGCTGGCGGATATTTTGCAGATTCTTGATAGGAGTACCCTTCCCCAGGCGGTGAGGGAGCGGGCCATCCAGGCTTTTCGCTTGTTGGCCGAGGCGGAAGGCAAAGTGCACGGCACGTCTCCGGAGGACGTGCATTTTCATGAGGTTGGGGCGGTGGATGCCATCGTCGACATCGTCGGGGCCATGGCGGGCTGGTATCTTCTCGGGATGCCGGAATGTTTTGTCTCACCCCTTGAGGTGGGCGGAGGCTGGACGGTGTCCGCCCACGGGCCTATTCCCGTGCCTGCCCCGGTGACGGTGGAGTTGTTAAAGGGGTTTCCGGTGTACTCCAGCGGCCT
This region includes:
- the larB gene encoding nickel pincer cofactor biosynthesis protein LarB; the protein is MREPRGFREVLEAVQRGEWTVEEGFRALGRLSAEDLGYARLDHHRALRKGFPEVVYCEGKTPEQAAEILERLARQGGNVLGTRAEPRVAELLRMRVPECEYDPLARTVVIRQEPRRKIGDVLVVCAGTSDLPVAREAMVTAELMGARVELLADVGVAGLHRLLTHLDRLYRARVIVVVAGMEGALVSVVAGLVDKPVIGVPTSVGYGAQWQGLTPLMGMLASCAPGVAVVNIDNGFGAGYMAALINGLGESA